Proteins from one Gossypium raimondii isolate GPD5lz chromosome 8, ASM2569854v1, whole genome shotgun sequence genomic window:
- the LOC105792991 gene encoding TOM1-like protein 9, giving the protein MVSSMVDKATSSMLIGPDWARNLEICDMLCRDPVQAKDVMRGIKKRLGNKNPKVQLLTLTLLETIVKNCGDIVHMHVAERDVLSDMIKMARKKPDFHVKEKILALIDTWQEAYGANSRYPQYHVAYQELLRAGAVFPEKNDSSAPVFTPQTQPLSYPQSIRNPDRQERVERVESSAEPDFPTLSVTEIQNARGIVDVLSEMINALDPANKEGLKQEVIIDLVEQCRAYKQRVVHLVNSTTDESLLCQGLALNDDLQCILAKHEAIASGTYQADKSKPEAARELVNSNGGLVDTGGSSKQSEGRSTSSTNSQAPATNGSTPPAPVNPKMDLLSGDDYNMPKADDSLALVPVGEPQQTTPASSQQMALVLFDMFPNSNNTSNSVNTQSSGLSGQLYPLAPQIQQQNILAPQIQQQNGNAPNIRFPRYEQSFAQGTGPAWNNQLVQQQQQQQSPSPVYGAPSSSSLPPPPWEASGADPGPVTVPQYPQPLVTQVAATHGQPPLGPQPMGSEQVVGIYIQPITTSHLSAINIQQQPAVFPPQRVQGPQYNIGVFPPQRVQGPQYNIGMVPPQMAVVPQAMAPAYPPQQMYGGHQTVPYSSGYGQQQQYLDQQMYGLSIRDDNGSTSSYNPPTRPSKPEDRLFGDLVDMAKIKSTKTNPARPRTGSM; this is encoded by the exons ATGGTGAGCTCTATGGTGGACAAAGCAACCAGCAGCATGCTGATCGGGCCTGATTGGGCTAGGAATCTTGAGATCTGCGACATGCTGTGTCGCGACCCTGT GCAAGCGAAAGATGTTATGAGAGGCATAAAAAAGCGGCTTGgaaataaaaatcctaaagTTCAACTTCTTACACTAACT CTACTAGAGACTATTGTAAAAAACTGTGGGGACATTGTCCATATGCATGTTGCAGAGAGAGATGTTCTCAGTGATATGATTAAAATGGCCAGGAAAAAG CCTGATTTTCATGTCAAAGAAAAGATATTGGCTCTGATTGACACTTGGCAAGAGGCTTATGGTGCAAATTCAAGATATCCACAATATCATGTTGCATACCAAGAGTTATTG CGTGCCGGGGCAGTATTCCCTGAGAAGAATGACAGCTCTGCTCCTGTATTTACTCCTCAAACACAACCTTTGTCTTATCCCCAAAGTATTCGCAATCCTGATAGGCAAGAGAGAGTAGAGAGAGTTGAGTCTTCTGCAGAGCCCGATTTCCCAACCCTGAG TGTGACAGAAATTCAGAACGCACGGGGTATTGTGGATGTCCTTTCTGAAATGATAAATGCATTAGATCCTGCAAACAAAGAG GGACTTAAGCAGGAGGTGATTATTGACTTAGTGGAGCAGTGCCGTGCCTACAAGCAAAGAGTTGTACACCTTGTTAATTCAACAAC GGATGAATCACTCTTATGTCAAGGTTTAGCATTGAATGATGATTTGCAGTGTATACTAGCAAAGCATGAAGCGATAGCTTCAGGAACTTATCAAGCAGACAAATCTAAGCCTGAAGCTGCAAGAGAACTTGTGAATAGCAATGGTGGCCTAGTTGATACCGGGGGCAGCAGCAAACAGTCTGAGGGAAG ATCTACCTCCAGCACAAATTCTCAAGCCCCTGCAACTAACGGTTCAACTCCTCCGGCACCAGTAAATCCCAAAATGGACCTTCTTAGTGGTGATGACTACAATATGCCGAAGGCAGATGATTCACTTGCCCTTGTTCCTGTGGGAGAACCACAACAAACTACTCCTGCGTCATCACAGCAAATGGCCCTCGTTCTCTTTGATATGTTTCCTAACAGCAACAACACTTCTAATTCTGTAAACACCCAATCTTCAGGTTTGTCCGGACAACTATATCCTTTGGCTCCTCAAATTCAGCAGCAGAACATTTTGGCTCCTCAAATTCAGCAGCAGAATGGAAATGCACCAAACATCAGGTTTCCTCGATATGAGCAATCATTTGCTCAGGGCACAGGTCCTGCCTGGAACAATCAGCTGGttcagcagcagcagcaacaacaGTCCCCGTCACCCGTCTATG GTGCCCCAAGTAGTAGCTCACTACCACCACCACCCTGGGAAGCATCAGGGGCAGACCCTGGCCCAGTCACAGTTCCTCAGTATCCCCAGCCACTGGTTACTCAAGTTGCTGCAACACACGGCCAACCTCCCTTAGGACCTCAACCTATGGGAAGCGAACAAGTGGTGGGTATATACATTCAGCCAATCACAACTAGTCATTTATCGGCAATTAATATTCAGCAACAGCCTGCTGTTTTCCCTCCCCAACGAGTCCAGGGACCGCAATATAATATCGGTGTTTTCCCTCCCCAACGAGTCCAGGGACCGCAATATAATATCGGCATGGTTCCACCACAAATGGCAGTAGTTCCCCAGGCAATGGCTCCAGCGTATCCTCCTCAACAAATGTATGGTGGCCACCAAACAGTACCATATTCCAGCGGTTATggtcaacaacaacaatatcTTGATCAACAAATGTATGGGCTATCCATCAGAGACGACAATGGTTCCACTTCATCTTACAACCCACCAACCAGGCCTTCAAAACCAGAGGATAGGCTATTTGGAGACCTGGTTGACAtggccaaaattaaatcaacaaaaacCAATCCCGCAAGACCTCGTACTGGTAGTATGtga